The Arachis ipaensis cultivar K30076 chromosome B05, Araip1.1, whole genome shotgun sequence nucleotide sequence TCTGTGACGAGCCTCCTCACTCAACACAATCGGCCTCGGATCCTGAAATGCAACATCTGGGGATAGGAATCTGTGCGCCACACGGCACCACCACTCCAGGTAGTCTGCTGATGGACCGGGGTCAAGGACTCGATCGACCCATATGATTGACTGAATCCGGTTCTCCCAAAGCTTATGCCACTCCTGATAATACGTGGGGAACCACCGGTCCCCACCCTTGCCATCCTTCGCATGTAGCCAATCTATGTTCAGAGCTGGCTGAAGGAGATGCTGAACACCGCCGAACTGCGGTAGAACCCTATCGACCTGATGCCACTCAATCGCAGCAAAATATATCAGGCTAGTGATGGCCGTCCATAGCCTACGGTGCTCGTCAACTAGTATCTCCGGATGAATAACAGAAGCAACCTCGACAGAAGAATAAGGCTCCCACACAAACTGTATCGAAACAGTAAGAGTTTCGTCAGACCATGACATTTAACATAAACTAGTGCAAGTAAGAGCAATAACTAAATGACTCACATCGTGGACACGCAATCGATCCAAGGAAAGGCGTGCAGACACTAATCTTTGAGCCCCTGCATCGTTTCTCGGCATGTACTCAGCCCACCTACAATTTTCATTGAAATGATGTCAAAACAAAGAATAACACATGATGTTGAACAATTTACGAACTGAAAATAATAAACCGTACCTGGAAGCAAGAGGAAACCCGAATCCATCAAACCCACTGGGCCTCAGAGTGGGAAACCTCCAGAAAATCCAAGGCTGTAGAAGCTGTAGCGGCCTGGCCAAGTTAACAACGTTTCTGTTTGTCACACGACAAAGACATCTATACAACCAGACCAGTGCAGCCGAGCCCCAGCTATATCTGCCCAACTCGTCCAACGATGCCAAATAAGGCAACCAGCGAAGGTGGACCCGGTTTGCATTCTTGTCCGCAAACAGCTGCGAGGACAACAGCATCAGAATATAGGCACGAGCGTATATACACACGGTCTCATCGCTAGCATCTGCTGGGAGAACCCGAAACCTCTCATGGAACCATGTGTAGCACACTGTCATCTTCTTTACCTTACTCTGCGGAGGTAACTCCCCGAACAACTCGCGGAACCACACCCATGCTGGTCTACCGTGCTCCATCAGATTCTCAAACTCAATCAGGCACCCACTAACGGGCTCACCATCGATCGGCAAACCCAGCTGATATGCCACATCTTGCAAAGTAATAGTGCACTCACCAAAGGGCATATGGAAGGTGTGGGTCTCAGGACGCCATCGCTCAATAAATGCACTAAGGAGAGGCTCATCAACCCAGAACCACTGACTGTTCAGCCTAGCCAAATGATACAAGCCGGCGGTCTCCAGATAGGGTATAATCCGGTCATGTAAGGGCATATTCTGTTGTCTCCTAATGCCGCTAATAACCCTAGTAGGCTGCAAAATGTGGGTAACAAAATCCCTCAACATACGACCATCACTAATAACATCAaacataatttataaaaaattactagAATCCTCACATTGATTTTGTTGATTCTATtgttataacaataacaatcacGAAGCAaaatggaataataacaacaccAACAGGAATAACTCCACTAACAATAACAGTAATTATAATACTAAACGCTCCCAACACTAACAAAAAGTACGAGTAACAATAATAACTACCATTGTCATAAaagtaacaacaacaataatattaGCAATGAAACTACTAATACTATGCACTCAtagtaacaataaaaataaaagtaataaaatatTGTTACTgccttatttaaatttgaattttaaaatttaatttatattttcttttttttctcctaatatatattatttttgacaaaaattaggaaaaaaaatctattagaccaaaaaaatattctatcaaaaaattattataaggagatttataattagagaagaaaataataaaaatattaataataataataataataactaacttCTTCGTCGATGTATCCAGCCACGTGAGCAACGCCATTTAGTCGGTACAAGCGAACCTCATCCTCCATGGCTCAACCACCCAAACCTCTTTGAAACCTTCAAAGCTTTCCTCAAATTCTCTGAAAGCAACAACCTTCAAAATTTTGTTTGTGACACAAATGATCCGTGAAGACCTTCAGCGGATTATGTATTTATAGCCCCTAACACATAAACTGTGGGAGGTTAGAGTGGTTTACGTTTACTGCACAATTCTCATAAACCATGGGAGGTTACAGAGGTTTACGTTTACTGCGCAatcttcataaaccgtgggagGCAGCCACGGTTTATGCATTCAATCTTCCCTTCGTAATCTGTGGTAACTTGCCACGGTTTACACACAAGAAAAACCATTCATAATCCTTCCCTTGTTGCCACGGTTTACGTGGAAATTAGAAACCGTGGTTGCTTTCCACGGATTACATAGAAAGTGAAATTTGCACATGCACGTAAACGGTTTTTGTTTTGTGTATTTGAGTAAAGCTTTCACTTACTTTATTTATTTAGGTAAATTGCCCTATATATAAGGTGGCAAAACGAGCCAAATTCTACTATTCAGCTCGAATTAAGTTTCATTTTAGTCCGATTGGTGAGTTATACTGATttagtttttgattttttaattattttcatttAGTCGTCTAAACTAAAAAAAGTGCATTAATATagtcttttatgtattttttattaccAGAATTCAGCGTCATTAACAATGATGGATCCAGAAAATTATGATAGTGGggacaaaatatatataacataataataatttaggTTTAGCTAACATGTATCATAAAAACACATAACAAGCTTACTATTAGtgaaagattttaaatttatttaataattacaaaataaatacattaaaaatttaaattttttgaaatttcaataaaaatattttcaatttgtaagtaatattcatagttgaaaaaatTCTTTCAATTAATGTAATTGCTAcagaaaaaactaaaactaattttaaaaaaagataaataatattttttgagtTCATCTCTAAGAAAGAACATCAATctcatttaaattgagaattgattCTTCTCATAAACATctaatatgaaatttttaaattgactattaagtaccaaaagttaagtaaaaaattattgtggggtcaaattcaataatttaatggggcaaataaatattattatcatatactattcaaaaaaatttcaaattatagtgggggcacttgcccccactaTAATATATATAGATCCGTCCCTAGTCATAATCAAGTTCCTTGTCATAACCCTCAAACGACATCGTTTATATGCCTTTTTTAGCGTTAAAACGTGTATAACGTCGTTTTAATATGTTCAGCGTGGCAAGACTTGAGTTACGTCCAGTGACAGATGTAAAAAATTTTGATAGTAANNNNNNNNNNNNNNNNNNNNNNNNNNNNNNNNNNNNNNNNNNNNNNNNNNNNNNNNNNNNNNNNNNNNNNNNNNNNNNNNNNNNNNNNNNNNNNNNNNNNNNNNNNNNNNNNNNNNNNNNNNNNNNNNNNNNNNNNNNNNNNNNNNNNNNNNNNNNNNNNNNNNNNNNNNNNNNNNNNNNNNNNNNNNNNNNNNNNNNNNNNNNNNNNNNNNNNNNNNNNNNNNNNNNNNNNNNNNNNNNNNNNNNNNNNNNTAATTTACAAAttacaataataaaataataatttaaataataacatataatttagaattttattatttaagtttcatattttaaaaaaattaagtaatcTTTTTCTTAACAACACAATCAAAATATCTGTCTTTTTATATAAGATAATGCTATATATTCACATTTTTTTGTTAACCAAGTCCACCCGAGTTAGTCTAAGATAACAAAAATCAACTATGACTAACATTATTTTAAATCTTATTGTTTAACTTGGTTAAACTTAGTTCATAAAAAGACTTGAATGTGTAGTATTACTcttacatatatataagtaaatatttatttaaaaatttacttcTCATACAATTAGAAGCCAATTCTTATTGAGATTCATAGTTGAGAAAATTCTTTCAATTAATGCAGttgttatgaaaaaaaaataaaactaacaaaaaaagataaataatattctttggagtcgatttttaagaaaaaatacaaattttttttaaattgagaattgatcattctaatgacatctaatataaaatttttaaattaactatGTAGTACCAaaaattgagtaaaaaattattatggggtcaaattcaataatttaatgaggacaaataaatattattatcatatactacttaaaaaattttcaaattgtagTGGGGGCGGTTGCCCCCACAATTATATACATACATCCGTCTCTGGTTACGTCACCAATGATGTTGAGTTTCGATGACGGAAAATATACGAAGGACTATATTGGTAtacttttttaaatataaaagatCAAATTGtaacaattaaaaaattaaagaataaatcAATGCAACTTATTAATTTTCAAGACTAAAATAGAACTTAATTGGTGAAACTCATTTAACTTGCCcaaaaaaataattgaactagATGctataataaaaaggaaaagtatagggtaccaagaGTTGTATCTGCCAACTATTATCAAcactaattaaaattaatttaaatataatttgttATGTCAATTAGGGATTTGGTGGGTCCAGTATAATGCAAATTGAAATGTGCAGGAGTGATAACAAACTAACGTAGCATGCAACTGGTTTTCCGACGGCGTTGACTCCGTTGACGAATGCGACCAGAGAAGACGGCAATCCGGCGTGCTACGTGGCGCTGCCAGAGGAGATGAGGAGTGGGGGTGTGTCTCAGCAGTAACAACAAGTAAAAAGAGGGTAAATTAGGGTTACAGGTATAAACATGTGGTATTAGGATTAACTGGGTTAATTTGGGGTGTAATTTTTCTAAATAATTGGGCTTTGTGAAATAACCCAATAACCTTTGGCAGATATTGGTAGATTTCTTCTTGGTAACATAGCACGATTGAAAAAGGAAGCACGATTGTAATAAAAAAAAGCCGCTGATCCACAGGTTTTGGCAAGGTGGACTTGTCCAAAGAAACCGTCATttgtttttttattcttttaaagcctaaataaaaaaatcataattatTAAATTAGGTCACTAATTAGACTATTTAAATATTAGATTTGGTAAAAAAAAGAAAACGTACTCCGTATTCAGGGAGAAGGAGAGAGCGGAAGCGAGCGTTTGATGTGGGAGGGTGTGTATCCGGTGTTAAGGAGGATTCTTTTCGAGAGGGTTTAGAAAAACTATCCAAGGTCTCTTTTAGAGATAATAAGGTCATTGGTGCAGAAAAATTTAAGGCCTTTACATTAGTAGGTCTTTATCTGGGTATAGTATCGTGACGGTGCCAGGTAAGCAGGGTAATTCTCGTCCACCAAGTGTCAATTTTACGAAGAAGGCAAAGAGCTGTCTAGTTGAACCATATAAAGAAGTCATTGTGATCAAGGTACTGGATAAACATTATGGCTACACGACTCTTATGCATAAGTTTCGGATAGTATAGCGCATCAAAGGAGGGTATGATTTGTTGGATGTGGAGTTTGGGTATTTTTGGTTAAATTTGATATTGTTGCGGATCGTGAGAAAGTCATGCTTGGTGTCCCGTGATTGATAGACTATCACTATGTTGTAGTAAAGTCATGGGACGTGGATTTTAGGCCATGCGAACAATCCTCGGATCAACACTAGTATGGATTCGAGTCTCGAGACTTCCAATTTGGTGCTACCAGGAACAAGCAATGCTGCGAATTGCTTCTGCAATAGGGGTTTCGATGAAAGTAGATTTGGCCACTAAGCTTGCAGAAAGAGAAAATATGTTCGAGTTTGTGTTCAAATTAATCTTGGATTGCTTGTAATCAAACATATTATAGTGGAGGGTATGACTTATAAAGTGGAGTACAAACGTTTACAGTTGATTTGTTCTACTTGTGCACGGTATGGGCATGATAAATTGTTGTGCATGGAGAAGGAGTCCTTGGAAGGAAAGTGTGATTCTTTTGGTGATGAAATAAATAATGAAGCCCCGACCCTAGTGCCACACAACAATCATGAAATTCAAAAAAAGGTTGAATCGGAAGCTCGCGATTTGGGTGAGAATTCTCGTAATTTCGGCGAGAAATTAGGAGTTGTTAAAGGGAAGGATGTGGTTACGGAATTATTGGCTCCTCACATGCCTGATGGTCATGTTAATGAGCCATGCATGGATGATGGAGAGGGTTGGCAACAAGTGCTGCGTAAGAGAAAATTCACAATGGGCCATCCATCAGGTTTGAAGGACCAAGATGGAAAGCAGCACAAGTATGGTTCAAGAAGGATTCCAAGACCCAATTTTCATGGTGATGGAGGCAAATCAATTGGCATTAGGATGGGGCAgtgagaaaaacataaaattgcgcCATCTCCATCACGCAAAACTCCTGCACGTCGTGACATTTCTCTCCGGAAGCGTCTGCGGCCTTCCTTCCTACAGAACTCGCCAGTTGATAAAAATGGTGGTGCAACGGAAGAAACTTTAGTAGATGGAAGCATGGCGGGTGCAACGTTGGGGAGTCCGAGGGTGACAATTATTGAGGATCAAAGTATGCCAGTACCGTAGGACAAACCACCTATTGAGGTTGGTGATTCTATTTAGagtttatgtttttatttattctgtccctattatttatggatagtttaaatatgattgtttggaatattaggagtgcttctaataagttagcctaggtgcattgtaaggaacttgttaaaaaatttagacctgttttctttattgtggttgaaactcactctccttttcagcatttaaaattGTTTTGGAAAATGTTGGGGTATGACTTTTTTTTGGTATAGTGGAAGCAGAGGGGCATAATAGGGGTATTTGATTTCTATCCTCTATGCAGGGTGTTTGTTGTAAGTTCATTGATGCTTTTGATCAGGGTGTTACTATTGAGGTTCAATCTGATAATTTAATTTGGAGGTGCAGTGGTATTTATAGTAGCTCTCAATTTAATAAAAGGGTTCTCCTTTGAGATTATCTTGTTGCACAATTCATGATTTTTCAAGGACCTTGGATTATTCTTGGTAATTTTAATGAAGTCATATTTTCTCATGAATTTAAGGGCTAtcaattttctcatcaaagaGCAAACATGTTTACTACTTCATTAGGGGATAGTGGTTTGTTTAATCTGAAGACTATAGGGAGACAATTTTTTTTGGTACAGAAGGATAAAAAATTATGTTGACGTGGCAAAAAAGCTTAACCGAGTCTGTATAAATAGTAGTTGGTTATCTATCTTTCCAGAGGCTTATGcagaagttttaaataggcttTAGTCTGATCATTGCCCTATTTTGGTGCATTATAAAGGTCGTCCTCAGCCTAAAGGGAATCGACCTTTTCGATTTGTTGCTGCTTGGACTACTCATTCCAGGTATAAGGATATTGTGAATCAGTCATGGTGGTCTGGTAATAGAGgaattcatggcaagctttcgAAAGTGCTGAAGAATTCATTAGAGTTTAACTCGAAGGTGtttgataatatttttgttaaaaaatatgaattagagcagcagattaattatttacaaaagtaTTTGAAAGTGGTGGATAGCATTTATTTGTGTCAGAAAGAGCAACCGTTGCTTAATCATTATAATAATACTCTAATGCAAGAAGAGTTCCTATGGTTCCAAAAGTTTAGAGAGCATTAGATAAGGTTCGAGGATATGAATACAAGATTCTTTCATTTTCAAACTCTTGTGCTAaggaagcataataagattcatggcctTTTTTTCAAGGATGGAGTGTGGAAAACTGATCCAGAGGTTCTGAGTCGAGAAGTAGAGTCTTTCTACAAAAGCTTATTCTATCGTTTggatgatgttgatttgggttgccttGGTGATGTGCTTGTTCCTTCTCTaaatgaggaagcttgcaatgATCTTACGGCACCAATTACTATGGAGGAAGTCAGAACAACTATTTTTCACATGAACTCTTTTAAAATTCTGGGTTCTGATGGGTTTCAAAATTTCTTCTTCAAGGAATATTGGGAGATTATTGGTCTTGATGTTTAGAAGATGGTTAAGCAGGCATTCTCCGGTGTTACTCTTGATCCGAGAATGATGGAGACTTTACTGGTTCTTATTCCAAAGGTTGAATTACTggtatctatgaaagatttcaggccgattagtctctacaatgtagtttacaagatcatcacAAAAGTCCTTGTTAATAGGCTCCGTCCTCATCTTGCGGAGATTGTTGGCCCGCTTCAAGGAGGATTTATTCCGAGACGAGGAACTCCTAACAAAATCATTATTTCTCAAGAAGTCCTCTACtttatgaagaaaaagaaaggcaCGCTGACTTTTAAAATTGGTctggagaaagcttatgacagagttgactgGAGGTTTTTAGCCCATACCCTTAAGAGTTTTGGTTTTTTCAGCCCTAcagttaatttgattatgaattgtgtcactgcttcctccttatctattctttggaatgggAATCGTCTGAATGGCTTTATTCCTAACTGGggtcttagacaaggagaccctatgtcaccctatctttttgtgttgtgtatggagtGATTGGCATActttattagtcatcaggttgatttgggCTTGTGGGAGCCGGTTGCTGTTTCTAGAGGGGACCAAGAATATCCCACTTAATATTTGCGAATGACTTGCTTTTATTCTGTAAAACTACAAAGAGACATgtgcaaaatgtgatgttggttttagagACCTTTTGCAAAGCATCTGAGATGAAGATTAATGTGAAGAAGTCTAAAGCGCTTTGCTCTAAGAATGTCTCTGCAACAAGGAAAGAGGTTTTTACTGGGGTatcctctatcagatttgtccaGGACTTGGGCAAGTATCTTGGAGTTACTCTTAGTCATTCTAGGGTAACCCGTTCAGTTTTCAATGGTGTCCTGAATAAGATCTGGGGTAGACTAGCAAGCTGGAAAGGGAGTTTACTCAATCAACCTGGTAGATTTTGCTTGGTTAATTCTGTTGCAGCCACTATACCCACGTACCAGATGTATGTCTCTATTTTTTCCAAAagaatcattagtaaattggagtctatgataaaaaaatttctttagaaatgacaagttgatggaagaggatTGAATTTTGTTAGTTGAAAGTtactggttactccaaaaaaTATAGAGGTTTGGAGATTAGAGATTCTTATTGTGcgaatattgctcttcttgggaagTTAGTTTGGACTTTTTTCCAACAACCAAACAAGTTATGGGTCCAATTGTTGGATGCCAAAGACAGATCATCTCTATATGACTGTTTTGGTTGTCCTAAGAACAAGGGCTCTCCCATTTGGAGGAGTCTTTGCAAGGTTTGGAAAGTGTTGAAGGATAGATTTGCTTGGTGCATTGGGgatttgaaccagaatttttTGTTTTCTAGCTGGAAGAGAGAAGGACAATTATttaatgagatggattatgttcacattttttATTCGAATCTTTGGATTCAGGATATTTGGTTGGTTGGTAGTGGCActtggatactctttattctcctttatctcaaaatctaAAAGGTAATATTTTTTCTTACCATCCAGATGTGCAAGCAGGTTCagaagtgggttggtattggtATGAGTTTGCTGTCAAAAtctatgactcacgcaatggttacttgtggttgtgtaagcagctgtttggttgggaggagcgggGGAATTGGCTTTGACTTTAGCGCCAACTTGTTCTGGAAAAACACAAATTTTTAGCTTGGctgtgtcttaaggaggctcttcctactgcaagtttaTGCTTcagaagagggatgtcgtcatcggatAGGTACGCAAGATGTCTGTCTagccaggaatcggttttacattgtattcgagaTTGTCCAAAAGCTCAACTTGTatggcataggttggatatttcttgtcatcctttggatttgaagctggttcttgtatcatagcagagaaCATCCGCTCAAattcttttcgggactttggtggatatgacaagtaaggaataatgacatctttaatcttCATGAAACTTGGCCTTtggaaaaagtgatttgtctggc carries:
- the LOC110271747 gene encoding serine/threonine-protein phosphatase 7 long form homolog; its protein translation is MPRNDAGAQRLVSARLSLDRLRVHDFVWEPYSSVEVASVIHPEILVDEHRRLWTAITSLIYFAAIEWHQVDRVLPQFGGVQHLLQPALNIDWLHAKDGKGGDRWFPTYYQEWHKLWENRIQSIIWVDRVLDPGPSADYLEWWCRVAHRFLSPDVAFQDPRPIVLSEEARHRGSSQAPPRVHVYDRPDNRRVDRVDV
- the LOC110271910 gene encoding protein MAIN-LIKE 1-like — encoded protein: MFDVISDGRMLRDFVTHILQPTRVISGIRRQQNMPLHDRIIPYLETAGLYHLARLNSQWFWVDEPLLSAFIERWRPETHTFHMPFGECTITLQDVAYQLGLPIDGEPVSGCLIEFENLMEHGRPAWVWFRELFGELPPQSKVKKMTVCYTWFHERFRVLPADASDETVCIYARAYILMLLSSQLFADKNANRVHLRWLPYLASLDELGRYSWGSAALVWLYRCLCRVTNRNVVNLARPLQLLQPWIFWRFPTLRPSGFDGFGFPLASRYGLLFSVRKLFNIMCYSLF